Proteins co-encoded in one Montipora capricornis isolate CH-2021 chromosome 12, ASM3666992v2, whole genome shotgun sequence genomic window:
- the LOC138027016 gene encoding adenosine receptor A2b-like translates to MQSHEQFESRKSLSPTLGSMLLQNISSKTLSGKINPTFGPTMLHENVLKYVTTVEIAVTFVYYALLVILIVSGNVLVIAAYVKNWRLHTTTNTFIVGLAAADLMVGFVSIPFWLYVYSCNYFDTILKPVGYDLYITFDIFIGCASIFQLSAISLERCIAIVWPIKHRGMPSRSFHAMIAVAWSLSALMGGFYPIQVKKWESGYTAFLFSVSFAGPFVVLFGVYVLIYNTAIKSRKRVRCEHVSATLRREIRVTGTVALVTGVFLIAWFPFFVVTVVATYELERLPEPPGLLRLIAFVKALHYTNSGLNPIIYGYRSSEMGKTIRNIALKCFPVGKLSRTPSDGCSQKRHNNSGNTTFPANKFTLQNQSVKRRRSTAPTVISAVTAFRNKPGAIETRPASNTDKN, encoded by the coding sequence ATGCAAAGTCACGAACAGTTTGAGAGTCGCAAGTCGTTGTCACCAACTCTTGGAAGTATGCTTCTACAGAACATTTCTTCAAAGACACTCAGTGGAAAAATCAATCCAACCTTCGGTCCAACGATGCTACATGAGAATGTCTTGAAATACGTCACAACTGTTGAAATCGCCGTCACCTTCGTGTATTACGCTCTTTTGGTCATCTTAATCGTATCTGGTAATGTATTGGTTATTGCAGCTTACGTAAAGAACTGGCGACTTCACACCACGACAAACACATTCATTGTCGGACTAGCAGCTGCCGATTTGATGGTCGGATTCGTTTCTATTCCCTTTTGGCTCTACGTTTACAGCTGCAATTACTTCGATACCATCCTCAAACCCGTTGGATACGACCTTTATATCACATTTGATATTTTCATCGGCTGCGCATCGATCTTCCAACTCTCGGCCATTAGCTTGGAAAGATGCATCGCAATAGTGTGGCCGATAAAGCACCGCGGGATGCCCTCGAGATCCTTCCACGCAATGATTGCGGTCGCGTGGAGCTTGTCTGCTCTCATGGGAGGGTTCTATCCAATTCAAGTCAAAAAATGGGAAAGCGGTTACACggcttttctcttttctgtaaGTTTTGCTGGGCCTTTTGTTGTCCTCTTCGGAGTTTACGTTCTCATCTACAACACAGCTATTAAGTCGAGGAAACGCGTGCGTTGCGAACACGTGAGCGCCACTCTGCGTCGCGAGATTCGTGTAACAGGAACTGTAGCACTCGTGACTGGGGTGTTTTTGATCGCGTGGTTTCCGTTCTTTGTAGTGACTGTGGTGGCAACATACGAATTGGAACGCCTCCCTGAACCCCCAGGTCTTCTTCGATTGATAGCTTTTGTAAAAGCCTTGCACTACACAAACTCAGGTCTGAATCCAATAATTTACGGATACCGCAGCTCTGAAATGGGTAAAACTATACGGAACATTGCCTTAAAATGCTTTCCTGTCGGTAAGCTCTCGAGAACACCGTCTGATGGTTGCTCGCAGAAACGGCACAATAACAGCGGAAACACAACTTTTCCTGCTAACAAGTTCACACTACAGAACCAGTCTGTTAAGAGAAGGCGAAGTACGGCTCCAACGGTAATCTCTGCAGTGACTGCTTTCCGGAATAAACCTGGAGCCATAGAAACGAGGCCTGCAAGTAACACTGACAAAAACTGA